The genomic stretch TATTTTTATAGGTGATGGGCTTTCTTGTCGTTTTTTAAATTATAGTCAAAAAAGCATGATCGTAAACAAAGTTTATATGACTGGACTATTTACGGACAGTTCCTTGCACTTTGGTATGAACCATAATGGAAAAGGATATGCAATAAAAATTCATCCCGTCATAGGTTACCACATTCTAAAATGTCCCATGCGTGAAATGACCAATATGCCAGTGATGATAAGCGAGGTGTTGGAAAAAGAAGGAAAGCACCTTAGCTATTTGGAAAACAATGTGAAGGTCAAATCCATTCATCAGTTGGAGCTGCAGAAGGCTTTCATGTCCTTACTTCCAGACAAATCTAGTTTTGTCGATGACCCCATCTTTCATATTGTCAATGAGATCATTCGAAAAAAAGGGCTGATAAATGTTAAAAGGCTTGGCCAACAAGCATGCATGTCCGAGCGCACACTAAACAGGCATTTTTTACATAAGGTAGGTATTTCTGTACAGGCTTACGCCAAAATCATCCAATTGGAATATGCCATATTTTTGTTACGATCTGCTAAAAACAGGAGTC from Echinicola soli encodes the following:
- a CDS encoding helix-turn-helix domain-containing protein — its product is MHPPIHTNPGMTVIKDYDISYELISMECDEEFKVIFPRIGYLVLNIFIGDGLSCRFLNYSQKSMIVNKVYMTGLFTDSSLHFGMNHNGKGYAIKIHPVIGYHILKCPMREMTNMPVMISEVLEKEGKHLSYLENNVKVKSIHQLELQKAFMSLLPDKSSFVDDPIFHIVNEIIRKKGLINVKRLGQQACMSERTLNRHFLHKVGISVQAYAKIIQLEYAIFLLRSAKNRSLSEIAFEAGYYDVAHLAHDFKSKVSLTPSGMKKDDNPLASSYLDRSTILH